The following coding sequences are from one uncultured Desulfobacter sp. window:
- a CDS encoding TRAP transporter substrate-binding protein produces MKKTGIITLAIVILLAWASLGTAGPKTIKLALVTKPDSAQYIAAVKFKSLIEDKAGDAWQVKVYHSASVGNETEILQQIQMGTIQMGVITGGPFDTFDPIVRVINYPFLFKDHAQADEILDGPLGQQILKSLETSGFKGICFSENGFRNLTNNKRGVNTPDDIKGLKIRVMSSALHKAVWQALGANPTPMPWPIYTELEQGVIDGQENPLWVMEVYKFYEIQKYMTLTRHVYSPHIDVANLAWFNSLSADDRALITASMIDAARFQRADNRNKNAARLALLREKGMQINENPDIEAFRQKVAGLKDMEMYADSRVLALLNKMLNAVK; encoded by the coding sequence ATGAAAAAAACAGGAATAATAACGCTGGCAATCGTGATCCTTCTGGCCTGGGCGTCTTTGGGAACGGCTGGCCCTAAAACCATCAAACTTGCACTGGTCACCAAACCGGACTCGGCCCAGTATATTGCCGCCGTGAAGTTCAAATCACTGATTGAAGACAAGGCCGGTGATGCCTGGCAAGTCAAAGTGTACCACTCCGCCTCCGTGGGCAATGAAACTGAAATCCTCCAGCAGATCCAGATGGGCACCATCCAGATGGGCGTTATAACGGGCGGGCCCTTTGATACCTTTGACCCCATCGTCAGGGTGATCAACTATCCTTTTCTATTTAAAGATCATGCCCAGGCCGATGAAATCCTGGACGGGCCGCTGGGACAGCAAATCTTAAAAAGCCTTGAAACGTCCGGATTTAAAGGGATCTGTTTTTCCGAAAACGGATTCAGGAATCTGACCAACAATAAAAGAGGCGTCAACACCCCCGACGACATCAAGGGTCTGAAAATCCGGGTCATGTCTTCTGCTCTGCACAAAGCGGTCTGGCAGGCCCTTGGCGCCAACCCGACGCCCATGCCCTGGCCCATCTATACGGAATTGGAACAAGGCGTCATTGACGGACAGGAAAATCCCCTGTGGGTTATGGAAGTCTATAAATTTTATGAAATCCAGAAATACATGACCCTGACCCGCCATGTCTACTCCCCCCATATTGATGTGGCCAATCTTGCCTGGTTTAACAGTCTGTCCGCCGATGACCGGGCTTTAATCACCGCGTCCATGATTGACGCGGCCAGGTTCCAGCGGGCGGATAACCGCAACAAGAATGCGGCCCGTTTGGCCCTGCTCCGGGAAAAGGGTATGCAGATCAATGAAAATCCGGATATTGAAGCGTTCAGGCAGAAGGTTGCGGGACTAAAAGATATGGAGATGTATGCGGATAGTCGGGTGCTAGCGTTGTTGAACAAGATGCTCAATGCCGTTAAATAA
- a CDS encoding ABC transporter ATP-binding protein: MLEMKNVHSGYGSIKALKGVSMKVMPGEIVAMIGANGAGKSTTLMTICGIVKATAGEIWYDGKKINKLNPEKLPTMGLCQVPEGRRIFPRLSVEENLILGAFHRKDKEQIKKDIDYSYDLFPRLGERRRQEGGTLSGGEQQMLAIARALMTKPKVLLLDEPSLGLAPIIIQQIFDIIKDVNKKDGTTILVVEQNANLALQSATRGYVMETGEITLEDKASALLENPKIREAYLGE, from the coding sequence ATACTTGAAATGAAAAATGTCCATTCCGGGTATGGATCCATCAAAGCCCTGAAGGGCGTATCCATGAAAGTGATGCCCGGAGAAATTGTGGCCATGATCGGGGCCAACGGCGCCGGTAAATCCACAACATTGATGACCATCTGCGGGATTGTCAAAGCCACGGCCGGTGAAATCTGGTATGACGGCAAAAAAATTAATAAACTCAATCCGGAAAAACTCCCCACCATGGGGCTTTGCCAGGTACCCGAAGGCCGCAGGATTTTTCCGAGACTGTCCGTGGAAGAGAATCTGATTCTTGGTGCATTTCACAGAAAAGACAAAGAACAGATCAAAAAAGACATTGATTACTCCTATGATCTTTTTCCGCGACTGGGAGAACGGCGCAGACAGGAAGGCGGCACCCTGTCCGGCGGCGAGCAGCAGATGCTGGCCATTGCCAGGGCCTTGATGACCAAACCCAAGGTGCTGCTGCTGGATGAACCCTCCCTGGGGCTTGCCCCCATCATTATCCAGCAGATTTTTGATATCATTAAAGATGTAAATAAAAAAGACGGAACGACCATCCTGGTGGTCGAGCAGAACGCCAACCTGGCCCTGCAGTCCGCCACCCGGGGATATGTCATGGAAACCGGTGAAATTACCCTTGAGGACAAGGCATCCGCCCTGCTTGAGAATCCCAAAATCCGGGAGGCCTATCTAGGCGAATAA
- a CDS encoding lipid-binding SYLF domain-containing protein, which produces MKSTKRFFILLTGLFALFCTVPAFAADSCTSAINVFKRAEAAQPFFENCYGYAVFPNVGKGAFFVGGAYGQGRVYQAGLITGTASIVKISLGFQMGGQVFSEIIFFQDKRAYDEFTAGSFEFDASISAVVVTAGVQAKAGSDGGTAGASAGPATGVQAETGYFKGMAVFIHAKGGLMYEASIGGQKFDVKLFQ; this is translated from the coding sequence ATGAAATCCACAAAACGTTTTTTTATTCTATTGACAGGTCTTTTCGCTCTTTTTTGTACAGTTCCGGCGTTCGCCGCGGATTCATGCACCAGTGCGATCAATGTGTTTAAGCGGGCCGAGGCGGCCCAGCCTTTTTTTGAAAATTGTTATGGCTATGCAGTATTTCCCAACGTGGGCAAAGGCGCCTTTTTTGTCGGCGGCGCCTATGGCCAGGGCCGGGTTTACCAGGCCGGTCTGATCACGGGTACGGCTTCTATTGTCAAGATTTCCCTTGGGTTTCAGATGGGCGGTCAGGTATTTTCCGAGATCATCTTTTTCCAGGACAAACGGGCCTATGATGAATTTACCGCCGGGTCATTTGAATTTGATGCCTCGATTTCAGCCGTCGTGGTGACTGCCGGTGTCCAGGCCAAAGCCGGCAGTGACGGCGGCACCGCCGGGGCCAGTGCCGGACCGGCCACGGGGGTCCAGGCAGAAACAGGATATTTCAAAGGGATGGCCGTATTTATCCATGCCAAGGGGGGACTGATGTATGAGGCCTCTATTGGGGGGCAGAAGTTTGACGTGAAACTGTTTCAATAA
- a CDS encoding ABC transporter ATP-binding protein, producing MAQLELKEISVRFGGLLALSKLSFTIGNGRVVGLIGPNGAGKTTVFNVLTGVYQASEGDVIFNGKSIKGKRPYVIFEKGIARTFQNIRLFSAMTAVENAMVARHCRTGKGIISSILHTPSQKREEAWIREKALEALKFMGVDKYADTVASNLPYGLQRRLEIARAIASEPQVLLLDEPAAGMNPSESAELMRDIARMKDLGIDVLLVEHDMKVVMGVCEHIVCVDHGVKIAEGSPSEIQNDPNVIEAYLGQPANQ from the coding sequence ATGGCTCAATTAGAACTTAAAGAAATCAGTGTACGGTTTGGCGGGCTCCTGGCTCTGTCCAAATTGAGTTTTACCATCGGCAACGGCCGGGTTGTCGGGCTCATTGGACCGAACGGCGCGGGAAAAACAACGGTGTTTAATGTACTGACCGGCGTGTATCAGGCCTCCGAGGGCGACGTGATCTTTAACGGCAAAAGCATCAAGGGCAAACGCCCCTATGTTATCTTTGAAAAAGGGATTGCCAGAACATTTCAAAATATCCGTCTGTTTTCAGCCATGACCGCCGTTGAAAACGCCATGGTGGCCCGCCATTGCAGAACCGGGAAAGGTATTATCAGCTCCATCCTGCACACCCCGTCCCAGAAACGGGAAGAGGCCTGGATCCGGGAAAAAGCCTTGGAGGCCCTCAAATTCATGGGGGTGGATAAATATGCGGACACCGTGGCCTCCAATCTGCCCTATGGTCTCCAGCGGCGCCTGGAAATTGCCCGGGCCATTGCATCCGAACCCCAGGTACTGCTTTTGGACGAACCCGCCGCCGGCATGAACCCCAGCGAGTCCGCAGAATTGATGCGTGACATTGCGCGCATGAAAGACCTCGGCATTGACGTACTTTTGGTGGAGCACGACATGAAAGTGGTCATGGGGGTGTGTGAACATATTGTTTGTGTTGACCATGGTGTGAAAATCGCTGAAGGCTCTCCTTCCGAGATTCAAAATGACCCCAATGTAATAGAGGCATACCTTGGGCAGCCTGCCAATCAATAA
- a CDS encoding TRAP transporter small permease: protein MKFFIHLSRRLNDSIQYLVSILGIVMTMVVASQVFSRYVLNHSLFWSEELARLILVWLTFFGATVAYYHGLHPGVDTVFKRLPETPKRIAELTSCLAGMVLFTVMVVWGAKFAWFVKLQITPALNLPKWVVMAVVPVCGIIFLVHALAGFCNACTGQRYSHDH from the coding sequence ATGAAATTTTTCATACATTTAAGCCGTCGACTAAATGATTCCATCCAATATCTGGTCAGCATCCTGGGCATCGTCATGACCATGGTTGTTGCCTCCCAGGTGTTTTCCAGGTATGTGTTGAATCATTCGCTGTTCTGGTCCGAGGAACTGGCCCGGCTCATCCTGGTCTGGCTGACGTTTTTCGGCGCGACAGTGGCGTATTATCATGGACTTCATCCAGGGGTTGACACGGTGTTCAAACGCCTGCCGGAAACCCCCAAGCGAATAGCAGAGCTGACCTCCTGCCTGGCCGGCATGGTGCTGTTTACGGTGATGGTCGTCTGGGGCGCAAAATTTGCCTGGTTTGTCAAACTCCAGATCACCCCGGCCCTGAATTTGCCCAAATGGGTTGTCATGGCCGTGGTGCCGGTGTGTGGTATCATCTTTCTAGTTCACGCTCTGGCAGGTTTTTGCAACGCGTGTACAGGTCAAAGATATTCACATGATCACTGA
- a CDS encoding TRAP transporter large permease: MITEILILSLFFLFVINTPIAIAIGTASLAAIAVQGDFSLMVVIQRMVAGTDSFHLMAVPLFMYAGTIMEKGGMSQRLINFANALTGWLPGGLAAVSIVSAMFFAGISGSAAADAAAVGAILIPAMKRSGYPSDFSAAVQAAGGSLGVVIPPSIPMIIFGFLTGASISRLFAAGILPGLLIAISLISVATFISWKNGFTPENQFSWQTLGRTAKDALPALGAPVIILGGILSGVFTATESAAVAVVYALVVSMVVYRQIRFKDIVPIFGQAGITSAIVMFIISTAYVFSWIAAIEQIPDALAGGLLSITDNPVYLLLLINLVLLITGVFVETTAALILLVPMITAMVPNLGIDPAQLGVIVVANLAIGMLTPPMGICLIVSSSISGESIGAVSRRVVPFLLVLIVDLALITFYPPLTMWLARILGP, translated from the coding sequence ATGATCACTGAAATCCTGATCCTGTCTCTGTTTTTTTTGTTTGTGATCAACACCCCCATTGCCATTGCCATTGGTACCGCCTCCCTGGCAGCCATTGCGGTGCAGGGCGATTTTTCCCTGATGGTGGTGATCCAGCGGATGGTGGCGGGTACGGACTCTTTTCATCTCATGGCGGTGCCGCTGTTTATGTATGCCGGCACCATCATGGAAAAGGGCGGCATGTCCCAGCGGCTCATTAATTTTGCCAATGCACTGACCGGCTGGCTGCCCGGCGGACTGGCTGCGGTTTCCATTGTTTCGGCCATGTTTTTTGCCGGTATTTCCGGTTCGGCAGCAGCAGATGCCGCTGCCGTGGGTGCGATTCTGATTCCGGCCATGAAACGTTCGGGGTATCCGTCGGATTTCTCGGCGGCGGTCCAGGCCGCGGGCGGGTCGCTTGGGGTAGTAATTCCGCCCTCCATTCCCATGATCATTTTCGGATTTCTCACCGGCGCGTCCATTTCCCGGCTCTTTGCCGCAGGCATCCTGCCTGGCCTGCTCATCGCAATTTCCCTGATATCCGTTGCGACCTTTATTTCCTGGAAAAACGGATTTACCCCGGAAAACCAATTTTCATGGCAGACCCTGGGACGCACCGCCAAAGATGCCCTGCCAGCCCTGGGTGCCCCGGTTATCATTTTAGGCGGCATCCTTTCCGGTGTATTCACGGCAACGGAGTCGGCAGCCGTGGCGGTGGTGTATGCCCTGGTCGTCTCCATGGTCGTATACAGACAGATCAGATTCAAAGATATTGTTCCGATATTCGGCCAGGCCGGCATCACCTCCGCCATTGTGATGTTCATTATCTCAACGGCCTATGTATTTTCCTGGATCGCGGCAATTGAACAAATTCCTGACGCCCTGGCAGGGGGACTGCTAAGCATCACGGACAACCCCGTATACCTGCTGCTTTTGATCAACCTTGTGCTCCTGATCACCGGCGTTTTCGTGGAAACCACGGCAGCGTTGATCCTGCTGGTCCCCATGATCACCGCCATGGTGCCCAACCTGGGCATAGACCCGGCCCAGCTGGGTGTGATCGTGGTGGCTAATCTGGCCATCGGCATGCTCACCCCGCCCATGGGCATCTGCCTGATTGTTTCATCAAGTATTTCGGGAGAAAGCATCGGGGCCGTGAGCCGCCGTGTGGTGCCGTTTTTACTGGTACTCATTGTGGATCTTGCCCTGATCACATTTTATCCGCCATTGACCATGTGGCTGGCCAGAATTCTCGGCCCTTGA
- a CDS encoding branched-chain amino acid ABC transporter permease, which yields MEYFIQQLINGLTLGGMYALIALGYTMVYGVIQLINFAHGEFFAAGGYIGAIVLAYLAGSGYMDAHPVLCLAIAFAVAMAYTAYLAIGVEKIAYKPLRKASRLSVLLSALGMSIFLSNGMMLTRGVYDAVYPSELFQGGMNFGSVTVSYLQITIVSLTAVLLIGLNLLVFKTKIGMAMRATAQDKTMSALVAIGSNKIISLTFAIGAGLAAAAGIMYGLYYGSVKYDMGFVPGIKAFSAAVLGGIGNITGAMIGGLIIGLVEIFGAGYLSGEYKDVYAFIILIGVLYFKPTGIMGENIDDTRV from the coding sequence ATGGAATATTTTATTCAGCAGCTGATTAACGGTTTGACCCTGGGCGGAATGTACGCCCTGATCGCATTGGGTTACACCATGGTTTACGGCGTCATCCAGCTTATCAACTTTGCCCATGGTGAATTTTTCGCCGCAGGCGGCTACATCGGGGCCATTGTCTTGGCGTACCTGGCGGGCTCCGGATACATGGATGCCCATCCGGTCCTGTGTCTGGCCATAGCCTTTGCCGTGGCCATGGCCTACACGGCCTACCTGGCCATCGGCGTAGAAAAGATCGCCTACAAACCGTTGAGAAAGGCGTCCCGCCTCTCTGTTCTGCTTTCTGCCCTGGGCATGTCCATTTTTCTGTCCAACGGCATGATGCTCACCCGGGGAGTGTATGATGCGGTCTATCCGTCCGAACTTTTCCAGGGCGGAATGAATTTTGGATCGGTGACGGTTTCATACCTCCAGATCACCATCGTATCCCTGACGGCGGTCCTGCTCATTGGGCTGAACCTGCTTGTGTTCAAAACCAAAATCGGCATGGCCATGCGGGCAACCGCCCAGGATAAGACCATGTCCGCCCTGGTGGCCATCGGGTCCAACAAGATCATCTCTTTGACCTTTGCCATCGGTGCCGGGCTGGCAGCTGCCGCCGGTATCATGTACGGGCTGTATTACGGGTCCGTGAAATATGACATGGGATTTGTGCCCGGCATCAAGGCCTTTTCCGCTGCGGTTCTCGGCGGTATCGGCAATATCACCGGCGCCATGATCGGCGGCCTCATCATCGGCCTGGTGGAAATCTTCGGGGCCGGTTATCTCTCCGGTGAGTACAAGGACGTCTATGCCTTTATCATCCTGATCGGGGTACTTTATTTTAAACCTACTGGAATTATGGGCGAAAATATCGATGATACAAGAGTTTAA
- the livM gene encoding high-affinity branched-chain amino acid ABC transporter permease LivM, giving the protein MIQEFKKVLKPYVLGMLWLLGLLWPMLGIHPDGTLSFHQTLTVWGYIAAGSLVCIVAYLVHVSGTASFISTPVTRAVQGAKKSATALPTWVWLAALLIFALAYPQFAGRYGTDVAISVLFYICLGLGLNIVVGLAGMLDLGYIAFYGVGAYTYALLNTTYGFAFWICLPFAAVFAAIAGCIVGYPTLRMRGDYLAIVTLGFGEIIRLILNNWMELTNGPNGILGLDRIVWFRFLFEDGISFETIWVKKLQLFYYFALGLAVVVIIVVHRLNFSRVGRAWESIREDETAAELMGVNTFLYKLMAYGMGAFLAGLAGAFFAARMKFVSPESFTFLESAMVLCMVVLGGMGSIPGVILGVIALIALPEAFRQFEAYRMLIFGLTMILMMLFRPAGLIPAKRMGQRSEEKEG; this is encoded by the coding sequence ATGATACAAGAGTTTAAAAAAGTATTAAAACCCTATGTTTTGGGCATGCTGTGGCTGCTGGGATTGCTGTGGCCCATGCTGGGCATTCATCCGGACGGCACCCTCTCCTTTCACCAGACCTTGACGGTGTGGGGGTATATTGCCGCAGGATCACTGGTCTGCATTGTTGCCTATCTGGTCCATGTCAGCGGGACAGCCTCTTTTATCAGCACGCCTGTAACAAGGGCTGTTCAGGGGGCTAAAAAAAGTGCCACGGCCCTGCCGACCTGGGTCTGGCTGGCGGCATTGCTGATTTTTGCCCTGGCCTATCCCCAGTTTGCCGGGCGTTACGGCACGGACGTGGCCATCAGTGTGCTGTTCTACATCTGCCTGGGTCTGGGGCTGAACATCGTGGTGGGACTGGCCGGCATGCTTGACCTTGGATATATTGCATTTTACGGTGTGGGCGCTTACACCTATGCGCTTTTAAACACAACATACGGCTTTGCCTTCTGGATCTGCCTGCCCTTTGCCGCGGTGTTTGCCGCCATTGCCGGATGCATTGTGGGATATCCGACATTGAGAATGCGCGGGGACTACCTGGCCATTGTGACCCTGGGGTTTGGCGAGATCATCCGGCTGATCCTCAATAACTGGATGGAACTGACCAACGGCCCCAACGGCATCCTCGGCCTTGACCGCATCGTGTGGTTCCGTTTTCTTTTTGAAGACGGCATCAGCTTTGAAACCATCTGGGTGAAAAAACTTCAGCTGTTTTACTATTTTGCCCTGGGGCTTGCCGTTGTGGTAATCATTGTGGTGCACCGGCTCAATTTTTCCCGGGTGGGCCGGGCCTGGGAATCCATCCGTGAGGATGAGACCGCCGCCGAGCTCATGGGCGTCAACACCTTTTTATATAAGCTTATGGCCTATGGCATGGGGGCGTTTCTGGCAGGGCTTGCCGGTGCGTTTTTTGCAGCCAGAATGAAGTTTGTATCCCCGGAAAGTTTCACCTTCCTTGAATCGGCCATGGTGCTGTGCATGGTTGTTCTGGGCGGCATGGGGTCCATTCCGGGCGTTATTCTGGGTGTCATTGCCCTGATCGCCCTGCCCGAGGCCTTCCGCCAGTTTGAAGCATACCGCATGCTGATTTTCGGTTTAACCATGATCCTGATGATGCTGTTCCGCCCGGCCGGATTAATTCCCGCCAAACGTATGGGCCAGCGGTCCGAAGAAAAGGAGGGCTAA
- a CDS encoding cytochrome c3 family protein: MNKKVITICFAACSIVAGASLIPVSGVMAQDMGRPEITLDGGSKGPVLFKHKLHQDVVDACAVCHKDFEKKTGALDAAKKKGTLRAKQVMNKTCLACHRAQRKAGEKSGPTSCSACHS; this comes from the coding sequence ATGAACAAAAAAGTGATTACTATTTGCTTTGCCGCCTGCAGTATCGTTGCAGGGGCGTCGTTAATTCCGGTTTCCGGTGTCATGGCCCAGGATATGGGCCGTCCTGAAATAACCCTGGATGGCGGCAGCAAAGGTCCTGTCTTATTTAAACACAAACTTCACCAGGACGTTGTTGACGCTTGCGCCGTTTGTCACAAGGATTTTGAAAAGAAAACAGGTGCTTTGGATGCGGCAAAGAAAAAAGGTACGCTTCGGGCGAAACAAGTGATGAATAAAACCTGCCTTGCCTGTCATCGGGCACAACGCAAAGCCGGAGAAAAATCCGGGCCTACCAGTTGCAGCGCTTGTCACTCCTGA
- a CDS encoding branched-chain amino acid ABC transporter substrate-binding protein, giving the protein MKRVISTLVLGLFLVACLAGAAYAKTLKIGSMSPLTGPYASDGTDIKNGALTAIEVMMEQGGIPGYDKIELVPQDTACDPRQAVAAANKLINEEVTSVVGAYCSSSTIPASETLDEEDIIMITPASTNEMVTDRGLPYMFRMAGRDDDQAPAAARFIKEELKAKTLFIVDDKTTYSQGLADGVEKSAKEMGIDVVAHEHVNQGDKDFSAILTLAKKSNADVYYMSLQGFSPAAMMTLQAKRLGLQSQIVTNDAVFQPRYMEVAKDAAAGVFLTYGFTDPTTPEYKEFSDRYVPKYGKIAAYATYAYDSAMAYMKAVKAAGTTDPAKVKAELMKLDYQGVSKHIKFNKKGDSGSSYIAFKVVDGKFVPYWDPAKGRIK; this is encoded by the coding sequence ATGAAAAGAGTTATTTCCACTTTAGTTTTAGGCCTGTTCCTGGTTGCCTGCCTTGCGGGCGCGGCGTATGCAAAAACCTTGAAGATCGGCTCCATGAGTCCGTTGACAGGCCCCTATGCCTCTGACGGCACCGACATCAAAAACGGCGCACTCACAGCCATTGAGGTGATGATGGAACAGGGCGGAATTCCCGGATATGACAAAATCGAACTGGTGCCCCAGGATACCGCATGCGACCCCCGCCAAGCGGTTGCGGCGGCCAACAAGCTGATCAACGAAGAAGTGACCAGCGTTGTGGGCGCCTATTGCTCTTCATCCACCATCCCGGCATCCGAGACCCTGGATGAGGAAGATATCATCATGATCACGCCGGCATCCACCAATGAGATGGTTACGGACCGCGGACTGCCCTATATGTTCCGTATGGCCGGCCGGGATGATGACCAGGCACCGGCTGCGGCACGTTTCATCAAAGAAGAACTCAAAGCCAAAACCCTTTTCATTGTTGACGATAAAACCACATATTCCCAGGGCCTTGCAGACGGCGTTGAAAAATCAGCCAAAGAGATGGGCATTGATGTTGTGGCCCATGAGCATGTAAACCAGGGGGACAAAGACTTTTCCGCCATCCTGACACTTGCCAAAAAATCCAATGCAGACGTGTACTACATGTCTTTACAGGGATTTTCCCCGGCTGCAATGATGACCCTGCAGGCCAAACGTCTGGGTCTGCAATCCCAGATCGTTACCAACGATGCCGTTTTCCAGCCCCGGTACATGGAAGTGGCCAAGGATGCCGCCGCAGGTGTTTTCCTCACCTATGGGTTCACAGACCCCACAACCCCGGAATACAAAGAATTTTCAGATCGTTATGTTCCCAAATACGGGAAAATTGCCGCCTATGCCACCTACGCATATGACTCTGCCATGGCGTATATGAAAGCAGTCAAGGCTGCCGGCACTACAGATCCTGCCAAAGTAAAAGCCGAATTGATGAAACTGGATTACCAGGGGGTTTCCAAACACATAAAATTCAACAAGAAGGGTGATTCAGGATCTTCCTACATTGCCTTCAAGGTTGTAGACGGCAAGTTCGTTCCTTACTGGGACCCCGCCAAAGGCCGGATCAAATAA